Proteins co-encoded in one Pseudomonas beijingensis genomic window:
- a CDS encoding OmpH family outer membrane protein — protein MRKLTQLVLLATVLVAGPAFADMKIAVLNYQMALLESDAAKKYAVDAEKKFGPQLTKLKGLESSAKGIQDRLVAGGDKMAQGERERLELEFKQKARDFQFQSKELNEAKAVADREMLKQLKPKLDSAVEEVIKKGGFDLVFERGAVIDVKPQYDITRQVIERMNQLK, from the coding sequence GTGCGTAAGTTGACTCAATTGGTTCTCCTGGCGACCGTACTGGTCGCAGGTCCGGCTTTTGCCGACATGAAGATTGCCGTGCTGAATTATCAGATGGCCCTGCTGGAATCCGACGCGGCGAAGAAATACGCCGTGGATGCGGAGAAGAAATTCGGCCCGCAACTGACCAAGCTCAAGGGCCTGGAAAGCAGCGCCAAGGGCATCCAGGATCGACTGGTCGCCGGTGGCGACAAGATGGCCCAGGGCGAGCGCGAGCGTCTGGAGCTTGAATTCAAGCAAAAGGCCCGTGACTTCCAGTTCCAGTCCAAGGAGTTGAACGAAGCAAAAGCCGTTGCCGACCGTGAAATGCTCAAGCAACTCAAGCCGAAGCTCGACAGCGCCGTGGAAGAAGTCATCAAGAAAGGTGGTTTTGACCTGGTGTTCGAGCGTGGCGCAGTGATCGATGTCAAGCCTCAGTACGACATCACGCGCCAAGTGATCGAGCGCATGAATCAGCTGAAGTAA
- the ispC gene encoding 1-deoxy-D-xylulose-5-phosphate reductoisomerase, which yields MSRPQQITVLGATGSIGLSTLDVIGRHPERYQVFALSGFTRLSELLALCKRHTPRFAVVPEAGVARALQDDLRAAGLQTRVLVGEEGLCQVAADPEVDAVMAAIVGAAGLRPTLAAVEAGKKILLANKEALVMSGALFMQAVRKSGSVLLPIDSEHNAIFQCMPQDFSRGLGAVGVRRILLTASGGPFRQTPLEELVHVSPEQACAHPNWSMGRKISVDSASMMNKGLELIEACWLFDAKPSQVEVVIHPQSVIHSLVDYVDGSVLAQLGNPDMRTPIANALAWPERIDSGVAPLDLFAIARLDFQAPDEQRFPCLRLARQAAEAGNSAPAMLNAANEVAVAAFLDGRVRYLEIASIIEEVLNLEAVVSVDDLDTVFTADARARELAGQWLQRHGR from the coding sequence GTGAGTCGCCCCCAGCAGATCACTGTCCTTGGCGCGACCGGTTCGATTGGCCTGAGTACGCTTGACGTCATTGGCCGGCATCCGGAGCGCTACCAGGTGTTCGCCCTCAGTGGCTTCACGCGCTTGAGTGAGTTGCTGGCGTTGTGCAAACGCCACACGCCGCGGTTTGCCGTGGTGCCCGAGGCAGGCGTGGCGCGGGCGTTGCAGGATGATCTGCGCGCTGCCGGCCTGCAAACCCGTGTGCTGGTGGGGGAGGAGGGGCTCTGCCAAGTGGCTGCCGACCCTGAAGTCGACGCCGTGATGGCGGCGATTGTCGGTGCAGCGGGCCTGCGTCCGACCCTCGCGGCGGTGGAGGCCGGCAAGAAGATCCTGCTGGCCAATAAAGAGGCGCTGGTGATGTCCGGCGCGTTATTTATGCAGGCGGTACGCAAGAGCGGCTCGGTGTTGCTGCCCATCGACAGCGAGCACAATGCGATTTTTCAATGCATGCCGCAGGATTTTTCCCGTGGTCTCGGCGCGGTAGGCGTTCGACGGATTTTGCTGACAGCCTCCGGTGGCCCGTTCCGGCAGACGCCGTTGGAAGAATTGGTGCATGTTTCACCCGAACAGGCCTGTGCACATCCGAACTGGTCCATGGGGCGCAAGATTTCCGTGGATTCGGCCAGCATGATGAACAAGGGCCTGGAACTGATCGAGGCCTGCTGGCTGTTCGATGCCAAGCCGTCGCAGGTCGAGGTGGTGATTCACCCCCAGAGCGTGATTCACTCCCTGGTGGACTACGTCGACGGTTCGGTGCTGGCTCAGTTGGGCAACCCGGACATGCGCACCCCGATCGCCAATGCCCTGGCCTGGCCGGAGCGTATCGACTCGGGCGTTGCACCACTGGACCTGTTCGCCATCGCTCGTTTGGATTTCCAGGCGCCCGATGAACAGCGCTTCCCCTGCCTGCGCCTGGCGCGCCAGGCGGCCGAGGCGGGCAACAGCGCACCGGCCATGCTTAATGCTGCCAATGAAGTGGCAGTTGCTGCGTTTCTCGATGGACGTGTCCGTTACCTCGAGATCGCGAGTATCATCGAGGAAGTCTTGAATCTCGAGGCCGTGGTTTCGGTCGATGACCTCGATACAGTATTTACGGCGGATGCCAGGGCCCGTGAGTTGGCGGGCCAATGGCTGCAGCGCCACGGGCGTTGA
- the uppS gene encoding polyprenyl diphosphate synthase, translated as MEKTKQAVPFAVPRHVAIIMDGNNRWAKKRFMPGVAGHKAGVDAVRAVIEVCAEAGVEVLTLFAFSSENWQRPADEVSALMDLFLKALRREAKRLNDNKISLRIIGDRSRFHPELQAAMREAEAATAGANRFVLQIAANYGGQWDIAQAAQRLAREVQAGHLRPEDITPELLQTCLATGDLPVPDLCIRTGGEHRISNFLLWQLAYAELYFSDLFWPDFKHEAMRTALADFASRQRRFGKTSEQIEAGARV; from the coding sequence ATGGAAAAGACCAAGCAGGCCGTGCCGTTTGCGGTGCCGCGCCATGTGGCGATCATCATGGATGGCAACAACCGTTGGGCCAAGAAGCGCTTTATGCCTGGCGTCGCCGGGCACAAGGCGGGGGTCGATGCGGTTCGTGCGGTCATTGAGGTGTGCGCCGAGGCGGGGGTCGAGGTGCTGACTCTGTTCGCCTTCTCTAGCGAGAACTGGCAGCGCCCGGCCGATGAAGTCAGCGCCTTGATGGACCTGTTCCTCAAGGCTCTGCGTCGTGAGGCCAAGCGCCTCAATGACAACAAGATCAGCTTGCGCATCATCGGCGATCGCTCGCGCTTCCATCCTGAATTGCAGGCTGCGATGCGCGAAGCCGAGGCCGCGACGGCGGGTGCCAATCGGTTCGTCCTGCAAATCGCCGCCAACTACGGTGGCCAGTGGGACATTGCCCAGGCCGCCCAGCGCCTGGCGCGGGAAGTCCAGGCCGGGCACTTGCGCCCGGAAGACATCACTCCTGAGCTGTTGCAGACCTGCCTGGCGACCGGCGACCTGCCGGTGCCGGACCTGTGCATCCGTACCGGTGGCGAGCATCGCATCAGCAACTTCCTGCTCTGGCAGTTGGCGTATGCCGAGCTGTACTTCTCCGACCTGTTCTGGCCGGACTTCAAACACGAAGCCATGCGCACCGCACTGGCCGATTTCGCTTCCCGTCAGCGTCGCTTCGGTAAAACGAGCGAGCAGATCGAAGCTGGAGCCCGGGTTTAA
- a CDS encoding phosphatidate cytidylyltransferase, whose translation MLKQRIITALILLPIALGGFFLLKGASFALFIGLVVTLGAWEWARLAGFPAQSARVAYAAAVAAMLFIMYVVPGLAPWVLGAAVLWWATATFLVLTYPQTTHHWANTATKLVIGLLILLPAWQGLIWIKQGPLGNWQIMAVMVLVWGADVGAYFSGKAFGKRKLAPKVSPGKSWEGVYGGLALSLVITTVVGFVRDWTVAQLFMGLLGAALIVFVSVVGDLTESMFKRQSGIKDSSNLLPGHGGVLDRIDSLTAAIPIFAVLLWMAAP comes from the coding sequence ATGCTTAAACAACGAATCATCACTGCTTTGATCCTGTTGCCCATCGCCCTGGGTGGTTTCTTCCTGCTCAAAGGCGCCAGTTTCGCGCTGTTCATCGGACTGGTCGTGACTCTGGGGGCGTGGGAGTGGGCGCGGTTGGCGGGTTTTCCTGCGCAGTCGGCGCGCGTGGCCTACGCAGCGGCCGTGGCGGCCATGCTGTTCATCATGTACGTGGTGCCTGGCCTCGCGCCTTGGGTGCTCGGTGCCGCGGTGCTGTGGTGGGCGACGGCGACCTTCCTGGTCCTGACCTATCCGCAGACTACGCATCACTGGGCCAACACGGCGACCAAGCTGGTCATCGGCCTGTTGATCCTGCTGCCGGCCTGGCAGGGGCTGATCTGGATCAAGCAAGGCCCACTGGGTAACTGGCAGATCATGGCTGTGATGGTGCTGGTCTGGGGGGCCGACGTCGGCGCCTATTTTTCCGGTAAGGCCTTCGGCAAGCGCAAGCTCGCGCCGAAAGTCAGCCCTGGCAAGAGTTGGGAAGGGGTCTATGGCGGTTTGGCCCTGAGCCTGGTGATCACCACCGTGGTCGGTTTCGTGCGCGACTGGACGGTCGCGCAGCTGTTCATGGGGCTTTTGGGCGCCGCCTTGATCGTATTCGTGTCCGTCGTCGGCGACCTGACCGAAAGCATGTTCAAGCGTCAATCCGGGATCAAGGACAGCAGTAACCTGTTGCCCGGTCACGGTGGCGTGCTGGATCGCATCGACAGCCTGACTGCCGCGATCCCGATCTTTGCCGTGCTGTTGTGGATGGCGGCACCGTGA
- the lpxD gene encoding UDP-3-O-(3-hydroxymyristoyl)glucosamine N-acyltransferase, giving the protein MTATIKLGQLAEFLGATLRGDPEKAITGLATLQEAGPAQLSFLANPQYRKYLADSRAAALLLKAADADGFAGDALIVPDPYLAYARISHLFDPKPKSVAGIHPSAVIAADAVVDPTASIGPFVVIEGAARIGAGVTLGAHCVIGARSEIGEGGWLAPRVTLYHDVRIGKRVVIQSGAVLGGEGFGFANEKGIWQKIAQIGGVTIGDDVEIGVNTAIDRGALADTVIGNGVKLDNQIQIAHNVQVGDHTAMAACVGISGSTKIGKHCMLAGGVGLVGHIDICDNVFLTGMTMVTHSITEPGAYSSGTAMQPAAEWRKSAARIRQLDDIARRLKQVEKRVGDVTPGGNASSDG; this is encoded by the coding sequence ATGACAGCGACTATCAAGCTCGGCCAGTTGGCCGAGTTCCTTGGCGCCACCCTGCGTGGCGACCCGGAGAAGGCAATTACTGGGCTAGCCACTTTGCAAGAGGCTGGCCCAGCTCAGTTGAGCTTTCTGGCAAACCCTCAATACCGCAAGTACCTGGCCGACAGCCGGGCCGCCGCGCTGTTGCTCAAGGCCGCTGATGCCGATGGGTTTGCCGGCGATGCCCTGATCGTGCCCGATCCGTACCTGGCGTATGCCCGCATTTCCCATCTGTTCGATCCCAAGCCGAAATCGGTCGCTGGTATTCATCCCAGCGCAGTGATCGCGGCGGATGCCGTGGTTGACCCTACCGCCAGCATTGGCCCGTTCGTGGTCATCGAAGGCGCGGCCCGAATCGGTGCCGGCGTCACGTTGGGCGCCCATTGCGTCATTGGCGCGCGCAGCGAGATCGGTGAAGGCGGCTGGTTGGCGCCTCGCGTCACCCTGTATCACGATGTACGCATCGGCAAGCGGGTGGTGATCCAGTCCGGCGCGGTGCTGGGCGGCGAAGGGTTCGGTTTTGCCAACGAAAAAGGCATCTGGCAGAAAATCGCCCAGATTGGCGGTGTCACCATTGGCGATGACGTGGAGATTGGCGTCAACACCGCGATCGACCGTGGTGCCCTGGCCGATACGGTCATCGGCAATGGCGTCAAGCTCGACAACCAGATCCAGATCGCCCACAACGTCCAGGTCGGTGACCACACTGCGATGGCCGCCTGCGTGGGCATCTCCGGCAGCACCAAGATCGGCAAGCACTGCATGCTCGCCGGTGGTGTGGGGCTGGTGGGGCATATCGATATCTGTGACAACGTATTCCTGACCGGGATGACCATGGTGACCCACTCGATTACCGAGCCGGGTGCCTATTCTTCCGGCACAGCCATGCAGCCGGCAGCCGAATGGCGCAAGAGCGCGGCGCGTATCCGCCAGCTCGACGACATCGCGCGGCGCCTCAAGCAAGTGGAAAAGCGTGTAGGGGACGTGACCCCTGGCGGTAATGCTTCATCAGATGGCTGA
- the bamA gene encoding outer membrane protein assembly factor BamA: MKRLLLTAVLTVLMIAEVHAESFTISDIRVNGLQRVSAGSVFGALPLNVGEQADDRRLVESTRALFKTGFFQDIQLGRDGNVLVITVVERPSVASIEIEGNKAISTEDLMKGLKQSGLAEGEIFQRATLEGVRNELQRQYVAQGRYSATVDTEVVPQPRNRVGLKVNINEGTVAAIQHINVVGNTVFPDEDLIDLFELKTTNWLSFFKNDDKYAREKLSGDLERLRSYYLDRGYINMDIASTQVSITPDKKHVYITVNVNEGEKYTVRDVKLSGDLKVPEDQVKSLLLVQKGQVFSRKLMTTTSELITRRLGNEGYTFANVNGVPQPHDEDHTVDITFAVDPGKRAYVNRINFRGNTKSEDEVLRREMRQMEGGWASTYLIDQSKTRLERLGFFKEVNVETPAVPGVDDQVDVNYSVEEQASGSITASVGFAQSAGLILGGSITQNNFLGTGNKVSIGLTRSEYQTRYNFGFVDPYWTADGVSLGYNAFYRTTDYDELDSDVSSYAVDSLGAGVNVGYPISETSRLTFGLTAQQDEISTGRYTVDEIFDFVEKEGDKYLNFKASAGWSESTLNKGVLATRGHSQSLVLETTTPGSDLSFFKLDYRGQLFQPLTDNYTMRLHTELGFGDGYGSTDGLPFYENYYAGGFNSVRGFKDSTLGPRSTPSRGESVTGNKGTLADPDQDPLPFGGNVLIQGGVEVLFPMPFVKDQRSLRTSVFWDVGNVFDSSCDNAKNTNGSSSKAECNDISLSNLASSVGVGVTWVTALGPLSFALAMPIKKPDDAETQVFQFSLGQTF; this comes from the coding sequence ATGAAACGTCTGCTGCTAACTGCGGTTCTCACCGTATTGATGATCGCCGAAGTTCACGCCGAGTCCTTCACTATCTCTGATATTCGCGTCAATGGCCTCCAGCGGGTCTCCGCGGGTAGCGTCTTTGGTGCCTTGCCGTTGAACGTCGGCGAGCAGGCGGATGATCGGCGCCTGGTGGAATCCACGCGTGCGCTGTTCAAGACCGGCTTCTTTCAAGATATCCAGCTGGGCCGTGACGGCAATGTCCTGGTCATCACGGTAGTCGAGCGCCCGTCGGTCGCCAGTATCGAGATCGAAGGCAACAAGGCGATCTCCACTGAAGACCTGATGAAGGGCCTCAAGCAATCCGGCCTGGCCGAAGGCGAGATCTTCCAGCGCGCCACTCTCGAAGGTGTGCGTAACGAGCTGCAGCGCCAGTACGTTGCCCAGGGCCGCTACTCGGCCACCGTCGACACCGAAGTGGTGCCGCAGCCGCGCAACCGCGTCGGCCTGAAGGTCAACATCAACGAAGGTACCGTGGCGGCCATCCAGCACATCAACGTGGTGGGCAACACGGTTTTCCCTGACGAAGACCTGATCGACCTGTTCGAACTCAAGACCACCAACTGGCTGTCGTTCTTCAAGAACGACGACAAGTACGCCCGTGAAAAACTTTCCGGTGACTTGGAGCGCCTGCGTTCCTACTACCTGGACCGTGGCTACATCAACATGGACATCGCTTCGACCCAGGTGTCCATCACCCCGGACAAGAAGCACGTCTACATTACTGTGAACGTCAACGAAGGCGAGAAGTACACCGTTCGTGACGTCAAGCTCAGCGGTGACCTGAAGGTCCCTGAGGACCAGGTCAAGTCGCTGCTGCTGGTACAGAAGGGCCAGGTGTTCTCGCGCAAGCTGATGACCACCACGTCCGAGCTGATCACCCGTCGCCTGGGTAACGAGGGTTACACCTTCGCCAACGTCAACGGCGTGCCGCAGCCGCATGATGAAGACCACACCGTCGACATCACTTTCGCCGTGGACCCGGGCAAGCGTGCCTACGTCAACCGCATCAACTTCCGTGGCAACACCAAGTCCGAGGACGAAGTGCTGCGCCGTGAAATGCGTCAGATGGAAGGTGGCTGGGCGTCGACCTACCTGATCGACCAGTCCAAGACCCGCCTGGAGCGCCTGGGCTTCTTCAAGGAAGTCAACGTCGAGACACCGGCCGTGCCGGGCGTCGATGACCAGGTCGATGTGAACTACAGCGTCGAAGAGCAGGCTTCCGGCTCGATCACCGCCAGCGTCGGTTTCGCCCAGAGCGCCGGCCTGATCCTCGGTGGTTCGATCACCCAGAACAACTTCCTGGGTACCGGTAACAAGGTCAGCATCGGCTTGACCCGCAGCGAATACCAGACACGCTACAACTTCGGCTTCGTGGACCCCTACTGGACCGCGGACGGTGTGAGCCTGGGCTACAACGCCTTCTACCGCACCACCGACTATGACGAGCTCGATTCCGATGTCTCCAGCTATGCAGTAGACAGCTTGGGTGCTGGCGTCAACGTGGGTTATCCAATCAGCGAGACTTCGCGACTCACATTCGGTCTCACCGCCCAGCAGGACGAAATCAGCACTGGCCGCTATACCGTTGATGAGATCTTCGATTTCGTCGAGAAGGAAGGCGATAAGTACCTGAACTTCAAGGCCTCTGCCGGTTGGTCCGAGTCGACCTTGAACAAGGGTGTGTTGGCAACTCGTGGCCATTCCCAGAGCCTGGTATTGGAAACGACTACCCCTGGCAGTGACCTCTCGTTCTTCAAGCTCGACTACCGCGGCCAGCTGTTCCAGCCGCTGACTGACAACTACACCATGCGCCTGCATACCGAACTGGGCTTTGGTGATGGCTACGGCTCGACCGATGGCCTGCCGTTCTACGAGAACTACTACGCCGGTGGTTTCAACTCGGTGCGTGGTTTCAAGGACAGTACCTTGGGCCCGCGCAGTACGCCAAGCCGTGGTGAATCTGTCACGGGTAACAAAGGCACATTGGCGGACCCGGACCAGGATCCACTGCCATTCGGTGGTAATGTCCTGATACAAGGTGGTGTCGAGGTGTTGTTTCCAATGCCGTTCGTCAAGGATCAACGCTCCCTGCGTACTTCGGTATTCTGGGACGTGGGTAACGTATTCGACTCCAGTTGCGATAACGCCAAGAATACCAACGGCTCTTCGTCCAAAGCCGAATGTAACGACATCAGTCTGAGCAACCTGGCCAGTTCCGTGGGTGTGGGCGTGACCTGGGTCACCGCGCTGGGTCCTTTGAGCTTCGCGTTGGCGATGCCGATCAAGAAACCGGATGACGCTGAAACCCAAGTGTTCCAATTCTCCCTCGGCCAGACGTTCTAA
- the pyrH gene encoding UMP kinase: protein MAQQGSGYQARYKRILLKLSGEALMGSEEFGIDPKVLDRMALEVGQLVGIGVQVGLVIGGGNLFRGAALSAAGMDRVTGDHMGMLATVMNALAMRDALERANISAIVMSAISMVGVTDHYDRRKAMRHLNAKEVVIFAAGTGNPFFTTDSAACLRAIEIDADVVLKATKVDGVYTADPFKDPHAEKFDHLTYDEVLDRKLGVMDLTAICLCRDHKMPLRVFNMNKPGALLNIVHGGAEGTLIEEAQQ, encoded by the coding sequence ATGGCTCAGCAGGGCAGTGGTTATCAGGCTCGCTATAAACGCATTCTACTCAAGCTTAGCGGCGAGGCCCTGATGGGCTCGGAAGAGTTCGGGATCGATCCGAAAGTGCTGGATCGCATGGCCCTGGAAGTTGGCCAACTGGTCGGGATCGGCGTTCAGGTCGGCCTGGTCATCGGCGGCGGCAACCTGTTCCGCGGTGCGGCGCTGAGCGCGGCCGGCATGGATCGGGTCACAGGCGACCACATGGGCATGCTGGCCACTGTGATGAACGCCCTGGCTATGCGCGACGCGCTGGAGCGTGCCAATATCTCGGCCATCGTGATGTCGGCCATTTCCATGGTTGGCGTGACCGATCACTACGACCGCCGCAAAGCCATGCGCCACCTCAACGCCAAGGAAGTGGTGATTTTTGCCGCCGGTACCGGTAATCCGTTCTTCACCACGGATTCGGCTGCCTGCCTGCGAGCGATCGAGATCGATGCCGATGTCGTGCTCAAGGCAACCAAGGTCGATGGCGTCTATACCGCTGACCCGTTCAAGGACCCGCATGCCGAGAAGTTCGATCATCTGACCTACGATGAAGTGCTGGATCGCAAGCTGGGTGTCATGGACCTGACGGCTATCTGCCTGTGCCGCGACCACAAGATGCCGCTGCGCGTCTTTAACATGAACAAGCCTGGCGCCCTGCTGAATATCGTCCATGGCGGCGCCGAAGGAACACTGATCGAGGAAGCTCAACAATGA
- the fabZ gene encoding 3-hydroxyacyl-ACP dehydratase FabZ — protein MMDINEIREYLPHRYPFLLVDRVVDLDVEGKRIRAYKNVSINEPFFNGHFPAHPIMPGVLIIEAMAQAAGILGFKMLDVKPADGTLYYFVGSDKLRFRQPVTPGDQLILEAKFISCKRQIWKFECQASVDGKPVCSAEIICAERKL, from the coding sequence ATGATGGACATCAACGAGATTCGCGAATACCTGCCTCACCGTTACCCGTTCCTGCTGGTGGATCGGGTGGTGGACCTGGACGTTGAAGGCAAGCGCATTCGTGCCTATAAGAATGTCAGCATCAATGAGCCGTTCTTCAATGGTCACTTCCCCGCGCATCCAATCATGCCGGGCGTATTGATCATTGAGGCGATGGCCCAGGCTGCCGGGATCCTTGGTTTCAAAATGCTCGACGTAAAGCCTGCCGACGGCACGCTCTATTACTTCGTCGGTTCCGACAAACTGCGCTTCCGCCAGCCGGTCACCCCGGGCGACCAGTTGATCCTCGAAGCCAAGTTCATCAGTTGCAAGCGCCAGATCTGGAAGTTCGAATGCCAGGCTTCGGTCGACGGCAAGCCAGTCTGCTCCGCTGAAATCATCTGTGCGGAACGCAAACTATGA
- the frr gene encoding ribosome recycling factor — translation MINEIKKDAEQRMQKSLESLAHNFGRIRTGQAHPSILEGVMVPYYGSDTPIKQVANITVKDARTLQVVAFERNMLGAVDKAIGSAGLNLNPTNLGELLLISMPALTEETRKGFTKQARDVAEDARVAVRNIRRDANSQLKDLVKEKEISEDEERRATGEIDDLTKKYVAKIDADLAQKEKDLMAV, via the coding sequence ATGATCAACGAAATCAAGAAAGACGCTGAACAGCGCATGCAGAAATCCCTGGAGTCCCTGGCACACAACTTCGGTCGCATCCGCACCGGCCAGGCGCACCCGAGCATCCTCGAGGGCGTGATGGTGCCGTACTACGGTTCCGATACCCCGATCAAGCAAGTGGCCAACATCACCGTCAAGGACGCGCGTACCCTGCAGGTCGTGGCCTTCGAGCGCAACATGTTGGGCGCGGTCGACAAGGCTATCGGCAGTGCCGGCCTGAACCTGAACCCGACCAACCTGGGTGAGCTGCTGCTGATCTCCATGCCGGCCCTGACTGAGGAAACCCGTAAGGGCTTCACCAAGCAGGCGCGTGATGTGGCTGAAGACGCTCGTGTTGCCGTGCGCAACATCCGCCGTGATGCCAACAGCCAGCTCAAGGACCTGGTCAAGGAAAAGGAAATCAGCGAAGACGAAGAGCGTCGCGCCACTGGCGAGATCGACGACCTGACCAAGAAGTATGTGGCTAAGATCGATGCGGATTTGGCGCAGAAAGAAAAAGACCTGATGGCCGTATAA
- the rseP gene encoding RIP metalloprotease RseP, translated as MSALYMIVGTLVALGVLVTFHEFGHFWVARRCGVKVLRFSVGFGMPLLRWHDKKGTEFVVAAIPLGGYVKMLDEREGEVPADQLDQSFNRKTVRQRIAIVAAGPIANFLLAMVFFWGLAMLGSEQVRPVIGGVEAGSVAARAGLGAGQEIVAIDGEPTSGWAAVNLQLVRRLGESGSLQLMVREQGSTVDSPRELILDNWLKGADEPDPIRSLGIKPWRPALPPILAELDPKGPAQAAGLKTGDRLLALDGQPVSDWQQVVDSVRVRPDTKIVLRVERDGAPIDVPVTLAARGESKAPTGYLGAGVKAIDWPPEMIREVSFGPVAAIGEGARRTWTMSILTLDSLKKMLFGELSVKNLSGPITIAKVAGASAQSGVADFLNFLAYLSISLGVLNLLPIPVLDGGHLLFYLIEWARGRPLSDRVQGWGIQIGISLVVGVMLLALVNDLGRL; from the coding sequence ATGAGCGCGCTCTATATGATTGTCGGCACCCTGGTTGCCTTGGGGGTGTTGGTCACTTTTCACGAATTCGGTCATTTCTGGGTTGCGCGTCGCTGTGGCGTCAAGGTCCTGCGTTTTTCCGTGGGCTTTGGCATGCCTCTGCTGCGTTGGCACGACAAGAAAGGCACGGAGTTCGTCGTGGCGGCCATCCCATTGGGCGGCTACGTCAAGATGCTCGACGAGCGCGAAGGCGAAGTGCCGGCCGATCAGCTCGATCAATCCTTCAATCGCAAGACCGTCCGTCAGCGTATCGCCATCGTCGCGGCGGGGCCGATTGCCAACTTCCTGCTGGCCATGGTGTTTTTCTGGGGCCTGGCCATGCTGGGTAGCGAGCAGGTGCGTCCGGTCATCGGTGGGGTAGAGGCCGGTAGCGTCGCCGCCCGTGCCGGGCTGGGTGCCGGGCAGGAAATCGTTGCCATCGATGGGGAGCCGACATCGGGCTGGGCGGCGGTCAACCTGCAACTGGTGCGTCGCCTGGGTGAGAGCGGTTCGTTGCAATTGATGGTGCGCGAGCAGGGTTCCACGGTGGATTCGCCTCGCGAACTGATCCTGGACAACTGGCTCAAGGGCGCCGACGAGCCGGATCCGATCCGTTCCCTGGGGATCAAGCCATGGCGTCCGGCCTTGCCGCCGATACTCGCCGAACTCGACCCGAAAGGCCCGGCCCAGGCTGCCGGCCTGAAGACCGGCGATCGGTTGCTGGCACTCGACGGCCAGCCGGTCAGCGACTGGCAGCAGGTGGTCGATTCGGTTCGTGTGCGTCCTGATACCAAAATTGTGCTGCGCGTCGAGCGCGACGGTGCTCCAATCGACGTCCCGGTGACCCTGGCCGCTCGTGGCGAGAGCAAGGCGCCGACCGGTTACCTGGGGGCGGGCGTCAAGGCGATCGACTGGCCACCGGAAATGATCCGCGAGGTCAGTTTCGGCCCTGTGGCGGCGATTGGCGAGGGTGCGCGTCGTACCTGGACCATGAGCATCCTGACGCTGGACTCGCTCAAGAAAATGTTGTTCGGTGAGCTCTCGGTAAAAAACTTGAGTGGACCGATAACCATTGCTAAAGTGGCGGGCGCTTCTGCCCAGTCGGGCGTCGCTGATTTCCTGAATTTCCTTGCTTATCTGAGCATTAGCCTGGGGGTTCTGAATTTGCTGCCCATTCCGGTACTGGATGGGGGGCATCTGCTGTTTTATCTGATCGAGTGGGCGCGTGGTCGTCCCTTGTCGGATCGGGTGCAAGGTTGGGGGATACAGATCGGTATCAGCTTGGTGGTCGGGGTCATGTTGCTTGCCCTCGTCAACGATCTGGGTCGTCTGTAA
- the lpxA gene encoding acyl-ACP--UDP-N-acetylglucosamine O-acyltransferase, protein MSLIDPRAIIDPAAVLAADVEVGPWSIVGAGVEIGEGTVIGPHVILKGPTRIGRHNRIYQFSSVGEDTPDLKYKGEETRLVIGDHNVIREGVTIHRGTVQDRSETTLGDHNLIMAYAHIGHDSVIGNHCILVNNTALAGHVHVDDWAILSGFTLVHQYCHIGAHSFSGMGTAIGKDVPAYVTVFGNPAEARSMNFEGMRRRGFSEEAITALRRAYKVVYRQGLTVEQALAELAEASAQHPEVAIFRDSIQSSTRGITR, encoded by the coding sequence ATGAGTTTGATTGACCCTCGCGCAATCATCGATCCGGCGGCCGTCCTGGCCGCCGATGTCGAGGTCGGCCCGTGGTCGATTGTCGGCGCAGGTGTGGAAATCGGCGAGGGTACGGTGATCGGTCCCCACGTAATTCTCAAGGGGCCGACCCGGATTGGGCGGCACAATCGCATCTACCAGTTTTCTTCGGTAGGCGAGGACACGCCCGATCTCAAGTACAAAGGTGAAGAAACCCGTCTGGTCATTGGCGATCACAACGTGATCCGCGAAGGCGTGACGATTCACCGTGGCACCGTCCAGGATCGTTCCGAAACGACCCTGGGCGACCACAACCTGATCATGGCTTACGCACACATCGGCCATGACAGTGTGATTGGCAACCATTGCATCCTGGTCAACAACACCGCGTTGGCCGGCCATGTGCACGTGGACGATTGGGCGATCCTGTCCGGGTTCACCCTGGTGCACCAGTATTGCCATATCGGCGCCCATAGCTTCTCCGGCATGGGCACCGCCATCGGCAAGGACGTCCCGGCCTATGTCACGGTGTTCGGCAACCCGGCCGAAGCCCGCAGCATGAACTTCGAAGGCATGCGCCGTCGTGGTTTCAGCGAAGAGGCGATTACGGCCCTGCGTCGCGCCTACAAGGTGGTATACCGCCAGGGCCTGACGGTCGAGCAGGCGCTCGCCGAATTGGCCGAAGCGTCGGCGCAACACCCGGAAGTCGCGATCTTCCGCGATTCCATCCAGTCTTCGACCCGCGGCATCACTCGCTGA